A stretch of Ferribacterium limneticum DNA encodes these proteins:
- a CDS encoding response regulator transcription factor, which translates to MVCPLLLCFDSAESFLKAWRSDMQGCIVLDVRMPEMSGLELQEKLDSLGSQLPVIFVTGHGDVPMAVSALQRGACDFIEKPFHNEDLLSRIQRALELDNQLSARRQRDGAISHRLDQLTQREREVMQLVVAGKLNKQIADELNISMKTVEAHRARVMEKMGVRTLAELVKAVMTVN; encoded by the coding sequence GTGGTCTGTCCCCTATTATTGTGCTTCGATTCGGCCGAAAGCTTCCTGAAAGCCTGGCGCAGCGACATGCAAGGCTGCATCGTGCTGGATGTCCGGATGCCGGAAATGAGCGGCCTGGAACTGCAGGAAAAGCTGGACTCGCTCGGCTCACAACTGCCGGTCATCTTCGTTACCGGCCACGGCGACGTGCCGATGGCCGTTTCCGCCCTGCAACGCGGCGCCTGCGACTTCATCGAGAAACCGTTCCATAACGAAGACCTGCTGTCGCGCATCCAGCGCGCGCTGGAACTGGACAACCAGTTGTCAGCCCGCCGCCAGCGCGACGGCGCCATTTCGCATCGCCTGGATCAACTCACCCAGCGCGAGCGCGAGGTCATGCAACTGGTCGTCGCCGGCAAGCTGAACAAGCAGATCGCCGACGAGTTGAACATCAGCATGAAAACGGTCGAAGCCCATCGGGCCCGAGTCATGGAAAAAATGGGCGTCCGTACCCTGGCCGAACTGGTCAAGGCAGTCATGACGGTCAATTGA
- a CDS encoding transposase has product MPRRPRLSLPNTPLHLIQRGNNRQACFIADEDYRFYLDWLAEYAGKTGCRIHAYVLMTNHVHLLVSSARGEAPGEMMKGLGQRYVQYVNRTYRRSGTLWEGRYRSCPTQAEDYLLACQRYIELNPVRAGMVEHPAEYRWSSYRANAQGESDALIQPHEVYGALGPDAASRQAAYRELFRYELEPGLVDEIRRATNGNYALGSDLFTEQIAAALGRRVTPGKSGRPRKVADPESMGG; this is encoded by the coding sequence ATGCCCCGTCGCCCCCGCCTCTCACTGCCAAACACGCCGCTGCATCTGATTCAGCGTGGCAACAACCGCCAAGCCTGCTTTATTGCTGACGAGGATTACCGTTTCTATCTCGACTGGCTGGCCGAGTATGCCGGCAAGACCGGTTGCCGTATTCATGCTTACGTGTTGATGACCAACCATGTGCATCTGTTGGTGTCATCGGCACGCGGCGAAGCGCCGGGCGAAATGATGAAGGGCTTGGGACAGCGTTATGTGCAATACGTGAATCGCACTTACCGGCGTAGCGGCACGCTCTGGGAGGGGCGTTATCGCTCTTGCCCGACGCAGGCGGAAGATTATTTGCTGGCTTGTCAGCGCTATATCGAGTTGAACCCAGTACGCGCCGGGATGGTGGAACATCCGGCGGAGTATCGCTGGTCGAGTTACCGGGCGAATGCGCAGGGGGAGAGCGATGCGCTGATCCAGCCCCATGAAGTGTATGGCGCACTTGGCCCGGACGCGGCGAGTCGGCAGGCGGCTTATCGGGAACTGTTTCGTTACGAATTGGAACCGGGCTTGGTGGATGAGATTCGGCGGGCGACCAATGGCAATTACGCCTTGGGCAGCGATCTGTTTACGGAGCAGATCGCTGCGGCGCTAGGGCGGCGGGTGACGCCGGGAAAGTCAGGGCGACCGCGCAAGGTGGCTGATCCGGAGTCGATGGGTGGATAA
- a CDS encoding response regulator transcription factor, which translates to MTNPTQTIYVVDDDEAMRDSMTWLLEGEAYRVTCFDSAESFLKAWRSDMQGCIVLDVRMPEMSGLELQEKLDSLGSQLPVIFVTGHGDVPMAVSALQRGACDFIEKPFHNEDLLSRIQRALELDNQLSARRQRDGAISHRLDQLTQREREVMQLVVAGKLNKQIADELNISMKTVEAHRARVMEKMGVRTLAELVKAVMTVN; encoded by the coding sequence ATGACTAATCCGACGCAAACCATTTATGTCGTCGACGACGACGAGGCCATGCGCGACTCGATGACCTGGCTGCTCGAAGGCGAAGCCTATCGCGTCACCTGCTTCGATTCGGCCGAAAGCTTCCTGAAAGCCTGGCGCAGCGACATGCAAGGCTGCATCGTGCTGGATGTCCGGATGCCGGAAATGAGCGGCCTGGAACTGCAGGAAAAGCTGGACTCACTCGGCTCGCAACTGCCGGTCATCTTCGTTACCGGCCACGGCGACGTGCCGATGGCCGTTTCCGCCCTGCAACGCGGCGCCTGCGACTTCATCGAGAAACCGTTCCACAACGAAGACCTGCTGTCGCGCATCCAGCGCGCGCTAGAACTGGACAATCAGCTGTCAGCCCGCCGCCAGCGCGACGGCGCCATTTCGCATCGCCTGGATCAACTCACCCAGCGCGAGCGCGAGGTCATGCAACTGGTCGTCGCCGGCAAGCTGAACAAACAGATCGCCGACGAGTTGAACATCAGCATGAAAACGGTCGAAGCCCATCGGGCCCGAGTCATGGAAAAAATGGGCGTCCGTACCCTGGCCGAACTGGTCAAGGCAGTCATGACGGTCAATTGA
- a CDS encoding PAS domain-containing sensor histidine kinase produces the protein MLPHLPKAAPRQAWLWLAPYVAIGIFALAMLVLTGLLQWRELDTARSALEGDMHWAERTIENRLHAHQDFLGELGREQEFKQLTYESFQVKAARYVRDAPEIQAIIWIDTDGKVEWVAPNESTATFVGEQLSGVRLAALQEALRVRRTVVSPDYRNETQRPAHDIILPVQRGSADIGAFIALQSLETLLRATLPTVFTTRYSLTVVDAENRELFTNSSVKPTERQLSGTISLDLPNNRLGLNIVAYRLGGAWLPFVPAALITILTLIATITLIQLRRHAKHRAATEEELRAAYAFRQAMSQSLITGLRAIDLDGRITFVNSAFCRMTGFDENELIGIKPPYPYWPAEEFDRLKHNIDTALAGKAPASGFEMRIMRKSGERFDVRLYFSPLIDTHGLQIGWMASMNDITEPKRVRVELERAHERFVTVIDGLDSAVHVADVQTGEILFANRAFQNIFGFDTVGRNSALVTAPCHPNPEWLSRDPLQIGPEELPCELFDGEIQHTLSGHWYHLHERAIRWVDGRTVRVQIAADITDKKHIEEVNLQQQKRLEQTSRLITMGEMASSLAHELNQPLSAIANYCAGCVKRMQAGNYRLDDLLAAMQKASSQAERAGKIIRRMRDMVKKGDPNRQPIALEELVDETRAFADIEAQRTGTQIIVDLPDNLPRIVVDRIMIEQVLLNLVKNGIEAMIDVPFERRQLTLQAKVVDDRMLEIAVTDQGHGLDEADIEKIFAPFYTTKPEGMGIGLAICRSIIEFHQGRLWVEPRREGGTVFHFTVPIEETVEVTHD, from the coding sequence ATGTTGCCGCACCTCCCCAAAGCTGCCCCCCGCCAGGCCTGGTTATGGCTGGCACCGTATGTCGCGATCGGCATTTTTGCGCTCGCCATGCTGGTCCTGACCGGTCTGCTGCAATGGCGGGAACTGGACACCGCCCGCTCGGCGCTGGAAGGCGACATGCACTGGGCCGAACGGACCATTGAAAACCGTCTGCACGCCCATCAGGACTTCCTCGGCGAACTCGGCCGCGAGCAGGAATTCAAGCAACTGACCTACGAATCCTTCCAGGTCAAGGCCGCCCGTTACGTGCGTGACGCACCGGAAATCCAGGCCATCATCTGGATCGATACCGACGGCAAGGTCGAATGGGTCGCTCCCAATGAGTCGACGGCCACCTTCGTCGGCGAACAACTCAGCGGCGTGCGCCTGGCCGCCCTGCAGGAAGCCCTGCGCGTGCGGCGCACCGTCGTCTCGCCGGATTACCGGAATGAAACGCAGCGCCCGGCCCACGACATCATCCTGCCGGTGCAGCGCGGCAGCGCCGATATCGGCGCCTTCATTGCCCTGCAGTCGCTGGAAACCCTGCTCCGGGCGACGCTGCCCACCGTGTTTACCACCCGCTACAGCCTGACGGTGGTCGATGCCGAGAATCGCGAGCTGTTCACCAACTCTTCAGTCAAGCCTACCGAGCGCCAGTTGTCCGGCACCATCAGCCTCGACCTGCCCAACAACCGCCTTGGCCTGAACATCGTGGCCTACCGCCTGGGCGGCGCCTGGCTGCCCTTCGTGCCGGCGGCCCTGATCACCATCCTGACGCTGATCGCGACGATCACCCTGATCCAGTTGCGCCGGCATGCCAAACACCGCGCCGCGACCGAAGAAGAGCTGCGCGCCGCCTACGCCTTCCGCCAGGCCATGTCGCAGTCGCTGATCACCGGCCTGCGCGCCATCGATCTCGATGGGCGCATCACCTTCGTCAATTCGGCCTTCTGCCGGATGACCGGTTTCGACGAAAACGAACTGATCGGGATCAAGCCTCCCTATCCCTACTGGCCGGCCGAGGAATTCGATCGCCTGAAACACAATATCGACACCGCGCTGGCCGGCAAGGCACCGGCCAGCGGCTTCGAGATGCGGATCATGCGCAAGAGCGGCGAGCGCTTCGACGTACGCCTCTATTTCTCGCCGCTGATCGACACCCATGGCCTGCAAATCGGCTGGATGGCCTCGATGAACGACATTACCGAACCGAAGCGCGTCCGCGTTGAACTGGAACGGGCACATGAACGCTTCGTCACGGTAATCGACGGCCTCGACTCGGCGGTGCACGTCGCCGATGTGCAAACCGGGGAAATTCTTTTTGCCAACCGGGCCTTCCAGAACATTTTCGGCTTCGATACCGTTGGCCGCAATTCAGCCCTGGTCACCGCCCCCTGCCATCCCAACCCGGAATGGCTATCCCGTGACCCGCTGCAGATCGGGCCCGAGGAACTGCCTTGCGAACTGTTCGATGGTGAAATCCAGCACACGCTTTCCGGCCACTGGTATCACCTGCATGAGCGGGCCATTCGCTGGGTGGACGGCCGCACCGTGCGCGTCCAGATCGCTGCCGACATCACCGACAAGAAGCACATCGAGGAAGTCAATCTGCAACAGCAAAAGCGCCTCGAACAGACCTCGCGCCTGATCACCATGGGCGAAATGGCCTCCTCACTGGCCCACGAACTGAACCAGCCGCTGTCGGCCATCGCCAATTACTGCGCCGGCTGCGTCAAGCGCATGCAGGCCGGCAACTACCGCCTGGACGACCTGCTGGCCGCCATGCAGAAAGCCTCCAGCCAGGCCGAGCGGGCCGGCAAGATCATTCGCCGCATGCGCGACATGGTGAAGAAGGGTGACCCGAACCGGCAACCGATTGCCCTCGAAGAACTGGTCGATGAAACCCGCGCCTTCGCCGACATCGAGGCACAGCGCACCGGCACGCAGATCATCGTCGACCTGCCGGACAACCTGCCGCGCATTGTCGTCGACCGCATCATGATCGAGCAGGTGCTGCTCAATCTGGTCAAGAATGGCATCGAGGCGATGATCGATGTGCCGTTCGAGCGCCGCCAACTGACCCTGCAGGCCAAAGTCGTCGATGATCGTATGCTGGAAATCGCCGTGACCGATCAGGGACATGGCCTGGACGAGGCAGACATCGAAAAGATTTTCGCCCCCTTCTACACCACCAAGCCGGAAGGCATGGGCATCGGCCTGGCCATCTGCCGGTCCATTATCGAGTTCCACCAGGGGCGGCTGTGGGTCGAACCACGCCGCGAAGGTGGCACTGTCTTCCATTTCACCGTACCAATCGAGGAAACTGTCGAGGTGACCCATGACTAA
- a CDS encoding ATP-binding protein, with the protein MIRPRWHLRSSLTLLLVLASAIAFLIAFALMLAYYQPRLANQMRHDLSAKSRDLAHRSETVLSILQGQLELVASGMAKGAYKDQQRQMEMLVQQGAFSAVYRIAPSGRVEQAAIAESARKQSGELIGNDLSNDRLRRLVMQRLQTTWSDKYLSPVSQRLAVAIGVWTGHDVIIGEIPLSYILETVSETSNPSEWAIWVTDGFGDILADSERNERVGVVNLANLSLFIKAQRAQHVQDAVVFEDKPYEMAASRSDLMNWYFIVRSPSGLDSPQLRTALNLGLSALVSLILLSLVFAPLWATLTSRPINAIADRARQLAERKPGGEWPRSSVIELNQLSSDLEQMSNAIHERERELEIIFESSPVSMLVTENHPSVAFAQANAATLRLFGYRLDELLGKNGSQLGLWKNLADREYMLSQLKEKQIAQCEAWIKRKDGREFLAYIQAKSVQMGGGMRTIWVAEDVTELRRIEHEVRELNVELEARVQKRTEQLRQANQELSTTVEHLKLAQGELVRSEKLASLGSLVAGVAHELNTPIGNGVMAISTMRQALKTFRERSADGLKRSVLDSLLESVDTGSVIAERNLQRAAELVTSFKQVAVDQTSSQRRRFELNQTVHEVALTLQPTLKHGVAKLQIDIPQDIYLDGYPGPLGQILANLISNAAFHAFEGREQGLIVVRAELIGDERVRLSVQDDGCGIPVELLPRIFDPFVTSKMGRGGTGLGLHIAHNIAVQVLGGSISVDCQPNEGCCFELILPLVAPSPRPMA; encoded by the coding sequence ATGATTCGGCCCCGCTGGCACCTCCGCAGTTCGCTCACCCTGCTGCTGGTTCTCGCCTCGGCCATTGCCTTTCTGATTGCCTTCGCGCTGATGCTGGCCTACTACCAGCCCCGCCTGGCCAACCAGATGCGCCACGACCTGAGTGCCAAAAGCCGGGATCTGGCCCACCGCTCTGAAACCGTGCTCTCCATCCTGCAGGGGCAGCTGGAACTGGTCGCCAGCGGCATGGCCAAAGGTGCCTACAAGGATCAACAACGCCAAATGGAAATGCTCGTGCAGCAGGGAGCTTTCTCGGCCGTCTATCGCATCGCCCCGTCCGGCCGTGTTGAGCAGGCGGCCATTGCCGAGAGCGCCCGCAAGCAATCAGGGGAATTGATCGGCAACGATCTGAGCAACGACCGTCTGCGCCGGCTGGTCATGCAACGCTTGCAGACAACCTGGAGCGACAAGTACCTGTCGCCGGTCTCCCAGCGCCTTGCCGTCGCCATCGGCGTATGGACCGGCCATGATGTGATCATCGGGGAGATTCCGCTGAGCTACATTCTCGAAACGGTGAGCGAAACGAGCAATCCATCGGAATGGGCCATCTGGGTGACCGACGGTTTCGGCGACATCCTCGCCGATTCGGAGCGCAACGAGCGGGTGGGCGTCGTCAACCTGGCCAATCTGTCGCTGTTCATCAAGGCGCAGCGCGCACAGCATGTCCAGGATGCCGTGGTTTTCGAGGACAAGCCCTACGAAATGGCGGCCTCGCGCTCCGACCTGATGAACTGGTACTTCATCGTCCGCAGCCCGAGCGGCCTGGATTCTCCGCAATTGCGGACCGCCCTGAATCTCGGCTTGAGTGCCCTGGTCTCCCTGATCTTGCTGAGCCTGGTCTTTGCCCCGCTGTGGGCGACCCTGACCTCCCGCCCGATCAACGCCATCGCCGATCGCGCCCGGCAACTGGCAGAGCGCAAGCCGGGCGGCGAATGGCCGCGCAGTTCGGTCATCGAACTGAACCAGCTTTCGTCCGACCTCGAACAGATGTCGAACGCGATCCACGAACGCGAGCGGGAACTGGAAATCATTTTCGAGTCTTCACCGGTCAGCATGCTGGTGACCGAAAACCATCCCAGCGTTGCCTTCGCCCAGGCGAATGCCGCCACCCTCCGCCTGTTCGGCTATCGCCTCGATGAACTACTCGGCAAGAACGGCTCGCAACTCGGGCTATGGAAGAACCTGGCGGATCGGGAATACATGCTCTCCCAGCTCAAGGAAAAGCAAATTGCCCAATGCGAGGCCTGGATCAAGCGCAAGGACGGCCGCGAGTTTCTCGCTTACATCCAGGCCAAGTCGGTCCAGATGGGCGGCGGCATGCGCACCATCTGGGTAGCCGAAGACGTCACCGAACTGCGCCGCATCGAACACGAAGTTCGCGAGCTGAACGTTGAACTCGAAGCACGGGTGCAAAAGCGCACGGAACAGCTGCGCCAGGCCAACCAGGAACTATCGACCACCGTCGAGCACCTGAAGCTGGCACAGGGCGAACTGGTTCGTTCCGAAAAACTGGCTTCGCTGGGCTCGCTAGTGGCCGGCGTGGCCCACGAACTGAACACCCCGATCGGCAACGGCGTCATGGCGATCAGCACCATGCGCCAGGCATTGAAGACTTTCCGCGAGCGGAGCGCCGACGGCCTCAAGCGATCGGTTCTCGACAGCCTGCTGGAGTCTGTCGATACCGGTTCGGTCATCGCCGAGCGCAACCTGCAACGCGCCGCCGAGCTGGTCACCAGCTTCAAGCAGGTCGCCGTCGATCAGACCAGTTCGCAGCGGCGGCGGTTTGAACTGAACCAGACCGTGCACGAAGTCGCGCTGACCCTGCAACCGACGCTGAAGCACGGTGTCGCCAAATTGCAGATCGATATTCCGCAAGACATCTACCTCGACGGCTACCCCGGGCCGCTCGGCCAGATTCTCGCCAACCTGATCAGCAATGCCGCCTTCCATGCCTTCGAGGGCCGCGAGCAGGGCTTGATCGTTGTCCGGGCCGAGTTGATCGGGGACGAGCGGGTTCGACTGAGCGTGCAAGACGACGGCTGCGGCATCCCGGTCGAATTGCTGCCGCGCATCTTCGATCCATTCGTAACCTCCAAGATGGGGCGTGGCGGTACAGGCCTCGGCCTGCACATTGCCCACAACATTGCCGTGCAGGTACTGGGCGGCAGCATCTCGGTAGACTGCCAGCCAAACGAAGGGTGCTGTTTTGAACTCATCCTGCCGCTGGTTGCCCCAAGCCCCCGGCCCATGGCATAA